One genomic region from Candidatus Polarisedimenticolia bacterium encodes:
- the lspA gene encoding signal peptidase II, producing the protein MSRDTLVRLAYTLLTLSVLVLDQATKAMVVSRMTLYSSTPVVPGLFHLTLVTNRGALFGLFHDLPDPYRSTLFTAVPLLAVALMLVFQYRTTVHDFATQSGLALILGGALGNLVDRIRLGYVVDFLDVFVGEHHWPAFNVADSCICIGVACLVIDLLARGWNRQAALPPGA; encoded by the coding sequence TGCTGACCCTTTCCGTGCTCGTTCTCGATCAAGCCACCAAGGCGATGGTGGTCTCGCGCATGACGCTCTACTCGTCCACGCCGGTCGTCCCCGGGCTCTTTCACCTCACGCTCGTGACCAACCGCGGGGCGCTGTTCGGCCTGTTCCACGATCTTCCGGACCCCTACCGCAGCACCCTGTTCACCGCCGTGCCGCTCCTCGCCGTGGCCTTGATGCTCGTGTTCCAGTACCGCACGACGGTCCACGACTTCGCCACCCAGTCCGGGCTGGCGCTCATCCTGGGCGGGGCTCTGGGGAACCTGGTGGATCGGATCCGGCTCGGGTACGTCGTGGACTTCCTGGACGTCTTCGTGGGCGAGCACCACTGGCCGGCCTTCAACGTGGCGGACTCGTGCATCTGCATCGGCGTCGCCTGTCTCGTGATCGACCTGCTGGCGCGTGGCTGGAACCGCCAGGCCGCGCTTCCCCCGGGAGCCTGA
- the lgt gene encoding prolipoprotein diacylglyceryl transferase: MYPVLFQLDLGRFGQFTVGTYGLFYALGFLLALRLGVALARREGIDSARIIDLGIVALLAGFVGAKATLYLIDARYYYEHPAEILRNLRSAGVFYGGFALAAAAGVAYVRRHRLPIGKMADLAAPPLALGQAIGRIGCFAAGCCYGRACDLPWAVTFTKPAAYQLTGVPLGVALHPTQIYHALADLLILAVTLRLLKRRHPPGQVFWVYVLLYAVLRFLVETVRGDAARGVFLGGALSTSQIIAVPAALVAVVMLVRLRRTAGGSPARTGA, from the coding sequence ATGTATCCCGTCCTGTTCCAGCTGGACCTCGGCCGCTTCGGTCAGTTCACGGTCGGGACGTACGGCCTGTTCTACGCCCTCGGGTTCCTTCTGGCGCTGCGCCTGGGGGTGGCGCTGGCCCGCCGCGAGGGGATCGACAGCGCCCGCATCATCGATCTGGGGATCGTGGCGCTTCTGGCCGGCTTCGTGGGCGCCAAGGCGACGCTGTACCTGATCGACGCGCGCTACTATTACGAGCACCCCGCGGAGATCCTGCGGAACCTGCGATCGGCCGGCGTGTTCTACGGCGGCTTCGCGCTCGCGGCCGCGGCCGGGGTCGCCTATGTCCGCCGCCATCGCCTGCCCATCGGCAAGATGGCCGACCTCGCCGCGCCGCCGCTGGCGCTTGGCCAGGCGATCGGCCGGATCGGCTGCTTCGCGGCCGGCTGCTGCTACGGACGGGCCTGCGACCTGCCCTGGGCCGTGACGTTCACCAAGCCGGCCGCCTACCAGCTCACCGGAGTGCCGCTGGGCGTGGCGCTCCACCCGACCCAGATCTACCATGCCCTCGCCGACCTGCTGATTCTCGCCGTCACGCTCCGCCTGCTGAAGCGCCGTCACCCCCCCGGACAGGTCTTCTGGGTCTACGTGCTGCTCTATGCGGTGCTCCGCTTCCTGGTCGAGACCGTGCGGGGCGATGCCGCCCGCGGTGTCTTCCTCGGGGGCGCCCTGTCCACCTCGCAGATCATCGCGGTGCCGGCGGCGCTCGTCGCCGTCGTGATGCTGGTCCGGCTCCGCCGGACCGCAGGCGGCTCCCCCGCGCGCACAGGCGCCTAG